TAAACATCGTGTTCAGCTTGTTTTATTTTCTCCAAAGCTTGATGATAAGATCCCGCCCAATCCAACTGATAATCCTGAACAACAATGTCTTCTATAAGGTCACAGGTAATCAGATAGTCGTCTTCATCGTCATCAATTAAAAGTACTTTTATAACCTCTCTCATAGGTCAAGTTTTGTTATGGAAATAAGATATGGAGATACAAAGAAATTATATTATCAATCTTAGCAATTTAGTGAAGTCGGCAGGATATAAGGATGACTTAGGTCAATCCTTTTAGGTGAGAATCACAGGTAGAGGGCATAAAAAAGCCGACAAGAGTGAGTTGTCGGCTTCGGTTGTAACGTTTACTTAGGCAATTTTACCAGTTCAATCCAGTATTTGCCTAATGTTTTAATAGTATCTACAAGAGAGTCAAATGAAACAGGCTTCGTAATAAACGAGCTGACACCCAACTCATAGGTATCATGAATATCATCTTCATCGGAAGAAGTAGTCAGTACCACAATCGGAATCATTTTAAGCGAAGGGTCAGACTTGATTTCCTTCAATGCTTCCCTTCCGTCTTTTTTTGGCATGTTAAGGTCCAATAATATTAGGCCTGGAGTTGGAAACTCTTTTTCATCTGCATATTCCCCTTCATGCTTAAGGTAGCGTACCAGTTGATCCCCATCTTCAACAAAGATTAACCTGTTGAGTAGTTTACATTCTTCAAACGCTTCCTCTGCGAGCATACGATCTTCTGGATCGTCATCTGCATAAAGGATTACAAAAGGGTTTCTGCTGTTTTCTGATAAATTAGACATAAAAGTAAAGAAGAAGTTCTCTAGTCTATATATTAAAGTGTTTTCACTTATGAAGTTGCATTCATGTCCAAGGTAATAGTGAATGTGGCACCGTGTTCAGTATTACTTGCTGCACTTATATCTCCACCATGCCTTTGGGCAATCTTCTTACAGATTGCTAATCCTATACCTGAACCTTCATATTTTCGGCCTTCAAGCCTAGTGAAAATTTGAAATATCTTGTCTGCGTATTTTTCGTCAAAACCAATACCATTGTCGATAAAAGAAAGTTCCAACATATTATTAGGACCATGGTTGAATGTTCTCATGGTCACATTAATTTCAGGAGCTATATCATCTCTTCTGAACTTGATGGCATTACTGATCAGATTCTGAAATAATTGACGTATCTGAGTATGGTCAGCATTGACAGTCGGAAGTTTTGGAATATTGACTTTTGCATTAGCTTGTTCAATTGCTATTTCCAAGTCACTGATAACTTCATCCATAACTTGATTCAGGTCAACAGCCTTAAATGGTTTTGCCTTTGATGTGACACGAGAGAATGCCAGTAAATCGTTAATCAGCATCTGCATTCTGGAAGCCGAGTTTAGCATGCGTTCCAGATAGTCTTTACCTCTTTCGCTGAGGTTGTCATAATCTTTTTGCAGTATGCGATCTCCGAATGTACGGATCTTTCTCAGAGGTT
This portion of the Limibacter armeniacum genome encodes:
- a CDS encoding response regulator; amino-acid sequence: MSNLSENSRNPFVILYADDDPEDRMLAEEAFEECKLLNRLIFVEDGDQLVRYLKHEGEYADEKEFPTPGLILLDLNMPKKDGREALKEIKSDPSLKMIPIVVLTTSSDEDDIHDTYELGVSSFITKPVSFDSLVDTIKTLGKYWIELVKLPK